The Lacipirellula parvula genome window below encodes:
- a CDS encoding C-terminal binding protein → MSRLIVTDYTFPTLEVEQRRLTPLGIAVEGVKAGERAELLAKLPTADFVLTQFAKLDAEAIDRMEKARVIVRYGIGVDNVDLEAAKRRGIPVCNVPDYCIDEVADHTLALVLSATRRVVENANFVSGGKWGLPVPVTDMRCLKSMTVGVVGFGRIGREVASRLSNFKCRLLVSDPAAKAADVEEAGCELTSLENLLVNSDLVTLHCPAIPATRHLINFDTLDAMKPGAILVNVARGNIVDTSAMYEALKSGKLGFAALDVFDPEPPAPDHPALALKNVILHSHIASASDEAVLKLRSDAAAIVALCNEGQPLPNIVNGVTGPARFAAMAVS, encoded by the coding sequence ATGTCTCGCTTGATTGTCACGGATTATACATTCCCGACTTTGGAAGTCGAGCAACGCCGGCTAACCCCACTTGGCATCGCGGTCGAGGGAGTGAAGGCGGGCGAGCGTGCTGAATTGCTCGCTAAATTGCCGACGGCCGACTTCGTTCTTACCCAATTCGCCAAGCTCGACGCGGAAGCGATCGACCGCATGGAGAAGGCCCGCGTTATCGTCCGATACGGCATCGGTGTCGATAATGTCGACTTGGAGGCGGCCAAGCGGCGCGGTATCCCGGTTTGCAACGTGCCGGACTACTGCATCGACGAGGTTGCAGACCACACGCTGGCCCTCGTGTTGTCGGCCACGCGGCGTGTCGTCGAAAATGCCAACTTTGTTAGCGGCGGCAAATGGGGGCTCCCCGTTCCCGTCACCGACATGCGTTGCCTCAAGTCGATGACCGTCGGCGTCGTCGGCTTCGGCCGGATTGGTCGCGAAGTCGCCTCACGACTGTCGAACTTCAAGTGCCGTTTGCTGGTGAGCGACCCGGCCGCAAAGGCTGCGGACGTCGAAGAGGCCGGCTGCGAACTGACGAGCCTGGAAAACCTGCTGGTGAACAGCGACCTGGTGACGCTGCACTGCCCCGCGATTCCGGCCACTCGTCATCTGATCAATTTCGACACGCTCGACGCGATGAAGCCGGGCGCCATTCTCGTGAATGTGGCTCGCGGCAACATCGTCGATACGTCGGCAATGTACGAGGCCCTGAAGAGCGGCAAGCTTGGTTTCGCAGCGCTCGACGTCTTTGATCCGGAGCCGCCGGCCCCTGATCACCCGGCGCTGGCGCTGAAGAACGTTATTCTGCACAGCCATATCGCCTCGGCGAGCGACGAAGCCGTGTTGAAGCTGAGAAGCGACGCCGCCGCGATCGTGGCTCTCTGCAACGAAGGCCAACCGCTGCCGAATATCGTCAACGGGGTCACCGGCCCGGCGCGATTCGCTGCGATGGCCGTCAGCTAG
- a CDS encoding dihydrolipoamide acetyltransferase family protein: MASSIEVTVPRLGWSMEEGSFCRWLKEEGEMVREGDGLYELEGDKATQVVESFDAGVLRIGPDGPQSGDIVKVGQVLAHLEPRGGKAAAPKAPAAQQAQAAPAATNGNGAKAAEKKTNGAPAPNGNGSHAAAAPAAQPPQAAVPEKTSASTAPVASPSVRRLARELGIDLQKCDRDDPSPLSAAELMRLAAQPSAQPAATPVARAVVSGDVAVTPRAKRVASELNVDPADAVGSGRNGRIREQDVRAIAANASSKPAAKVSAASAGGAAIGEPITQIRRVIAQRMMAASHETAPVTLTARADASELVRFRDECKRTSVERGVNPPSYTELFVKLCAAALEKHPALLDQWVNERLVKAEGVNIAVAVATPNGLMTPVIRDVPRLSLRELSASFANLIELARTQRLAADQMRGGAFTVSSLGGYRVEAFTPILNPPQTAILGIGRISEQPVAKQRQLVVADVVNLSLTFDHRVVDGAPAAAFLTSLCDVIENPLAWLLG; encoded by the coding sequence ATGGCTAGTTCGATTGAAGTCACCGTTCCGCGCCTTGGCTGGTCGATGGAAGAGGGCTCCTTCTGCCGTTGGCTGAAGGAAGAAGGCGAGATGGTGCGCGAGGGGGACGGCCTCTACGAGTTGGAGGGCGACAAGGCGACGCAAGTGGTCGAGTCATTCGACGCCGGCGTCCTGCGAATTGGCCCCGACGGTCCGCAATCCGGCGATATCGTCAAGGTTGGCCAAGTGCTGGCGCACCTTGAGCCGCGCGGCGGGAAGGCGGCCGCGCCCAAGGCCCCGGCAGCTCAACAGGCTCAGGCGGCTCCCGCTGCGACGAACGGCAATGGCGCGAAAGCCGCCGAGAAGAAAACCAACGGCGCCCCTGCTCCAAACGGCAATGGTTCGCACGCCGCTGCGGCTCCGGCAGCCCAGCCTCCGCAGGCGGCTGTTCCGGAGAAGACGAGCGCCTCTACCGCCCCGGTTGCTAGCCCCTCTGTGCGGCGGCTGGCGAGAGAGTTGGGAATCGATCTGCAGAAGTGCGATCGCGACGATCCGTCGCCGCTATCGGCTGCTGAACTAATGCGATTGGCTGCTCAGCCGTCGGCGCAGCCAGCGGCGACGCCGGTAGCGAGAGCAGTGGTTAGCGGCGATGTCGCCGTGACGCCGCGAGCGAAGCGCGTCGCTAGCGAACTTAATGTGGATCCTGCTGACGCCGTCGGTTCTGGCCGCAACGGCCGCATTCGGGAACAAGACGTGCGCGCGATTGCCGCCAATGCTTCGAGCAAGCCAGCGGCGAAGGTTTCGGCCGCGTCGGCTGGCGGCGCTGCGATCGGCGAGCCGATCACTCAGATCCGCCGTGTGATCGCGCAGCGGATGATGGCCGCCTCGCACGAGACGGCGCCGGTGACGTTGACGGCTCGCGCCGATGCTTCCGAACTCGTTCGCTTCCGCGACGAATGCAAACGGACGAGCGTCGAGCGGGGAGTCAATCCGCCGAGCTACACGGAACTGTTCGTGAAGCTGTGCGCGGCCGCGCTCGAAAAGCATCCGGCGCTGTTGGATCAATGGGTCAACGAGCGACTCGTGAAAGCCGAGGGCGTGAACATCGCTGTGGCGGTGGCGACGCCTAATGGCCTGATGACCCCGGTGATCCGCGACGTTCCGCGGTTGTCGCTGCGAGAGCTATCCGCCAGCTTCGCCAATCTCATTGAACTTGCTCGCACGCAACGGCTCGCCGCCGACCAGATGCGCGGCGGGGCCTTCACGGTGAGCAGCCTCGGCGGCTATCGAGTGGAGGCGTTCACGCCGATTCTCAATCCGCCGCAAACGGCGATCCTCGGCATCGGCCGGATCTCCGAACAGCCGGTCGCGAAGCAGCGGCAACTCGTGGTCGCCGACGTCGTCAACCTCAGCCTGACGTTCGATCACCGCGTGGTCGACGGGGCGCCGGCGGCGGCATTCCTTACATCGCTGTGCGACGTCATTGAGAATCCGCTGGCGTGGCTGCTCGGCTAA
- a CDS encoding FadR/GntR family transcriptional regulator, which yields MAKLSKSEIVAAKLRNYIINKGLKPGDRLPTEGELAEQFAVSRVSVREATKALGFLGIVDAAPRRGLSVGKVSMKRLSRYLSFHFALADYPLEELIDTRIVVETGGLRQVAERMAKDPSIYEELNAINEKLRRATKKTEWLQGEVQFHCLLVASSGVRALAAFNDLVQVFFQKFRADFSKSRWKNGIRGHQEIIDTLREGDYQTASSMLSAHINVHRDRDRILKAKAKEEDDVANSGAADR from the coding sequence GTGGCCAAACTGAGCAAAAGTGAAATCGTCGCCGCGAAGCTACGCAACTACATCATCAATAAGGGCTTGAAGCCTGGCGATCGCCTGCCCACCGAAGGCGAACTGGCGGAACAATTTGCCGTCAGCCGCGTCAGCGTCCGCGAAGCGACCAAAGCCCTCGGCTTCTTGGGCATCGTCGACGCCGCCCCCCGCCGCGGACTCTCCGTCGGCAAGGTGAGCATGAAGCGCCTCAGCCGCTATCTCAGCTTTCACTTCGCCTTGGCGGACTACCCGCTCGAAGAACTTATCGACACCCGCATCGTCGTCGAGACCGGCGGCCTCCGGCAGGTGGCCGAACGCATGGCCAAGGATCCATCGATTTACGAAGAACTCAATGCGATCAACGAGAAACTCCGCCGCGCCACCAAGAAAACCGAGTGGCTGCAGGGCGAGGTGCAATTCCACTGCTTGCTCGTCGCCTCCAGCGGCGTGCGGGCGCTAGCCGCCTTCAACGACCTGGTCCAAGTCTTCTTCCAGAAGTTCCGGGCCGACTTCTCGAAGTCCCGCTGGAAGAACGGCATCCGCGGCCATCAGGAAATCATCGACACGCTCCGCGAAGGCGATTACCAAACGGCCAGCTCGATGCTGTCCGCCCACATCAACGTCCATCGCGACCGCGATCGAATTCTCAAGGCCAAAGCCAAGGAAGAGGACGACGTCGCGAATAGCGGCGCCGCCGATCGCTAG
- a CDS encoding fumarylacetoacetate hydrolase family protein, with amino-acid sequence MKIIRFQDSAGSVQYGRLGDNDRVTLLEGELLSGLRDTGRDATVKKLLAPIEPPVVYCIGLNYVRHAEEGGLKPPEFPVVFMKSPATVQNPGDPIELPRQLRSDEVDYECELAVVIGKKCKNATQQNALDFVLGYTCANDVSARDWQGKWGGSQWCRGKTFDTFAPLGPCLVTTDEIKNPNSLGIRTVLNGETLQDWNTEDMIFNVRRLIEFLSGSTTLLPGTVILTGTPHGIGAARKPPIFLKAGDSITIEIDGIGKLTNPVIDEPLN; translated from the coding sequence ATGAAAATCATCCGTTTCCAAGATTCCGCCGGGTCGGTGCAGTATGGGCGCCTCGGCGACAACGATCGCGTCACGTTGCTGGAAGGCGAGCTACTTTCCGGCCTGCGCGACACTGGTCGCGACGCGACGGTTAAGAAGCTACTCGCGCCGATCGAGCCGCCAGTCGTCTACTGCATCGGGTTGAACTACGTTCGGCACGCTGAAGAGGGCGGCCTGAAGCCGCCGGAATTTCCGGTCGTCTTCATGAAGTCGCCGGCGACCGTGCAGAATCCGGGCGATCCGATCGAGCTGCCCCGTCAGCTCCGTTCGGACGAGGTCGACTACGAGTGCGAACTCGCGGTCGTCATCGGCAAGAAGTGCAAGAACGCCACGCAGCAGAACGCACTTGATTTCGTGCTTGGCTACACCTGCGCCAACGACGTCAGTGCACGCGATTGGCAAGGCAAGTGGGGCGGAAGCCAGTGGTGCCGCGGCAAGACGTTCGACACGTTCGCACCGCTCGGCCCGTGCCTGGTGACGACGGACGAAATCAAGAACCCGAACAGTCTGGGCATTCGCACCGTGCTCAACGGCGAAACGCTGCAAGACTGGAACACTGAGGACATGATCTTCAACGTCCGCCGCTTGATTGAGTTCCTGAGCGGCAGCACCACGCTGTTGCCGGGCACCGTGATTCTGACGGGAACGCCGCACGGCATCGGCGCCGCCCGCAAGCCGCCGATTTTCCTGAAGGCTGGCGACTCGATCACGATTGAGATCGACGGCATTGGCAAGCTGACGAATCCCGTCATCGATGAGCCGCTGAACTGA
- a CDS encoding Ldh family oxidoreductase, with the protein MASAVADQTISIGELEDFCIRVLTSLGVGEDDARTTAKALVTTDTWGVYTHGTKLLRGYARRLRGGGLRNNLSPKIADEGAAWALVDGQSTLGQVTSTFATEVAIRKARQAGVGFVTVTNSCHFGAAGYYAWLAAKAGMIGLAMANDVPSVAAPGSRGPVLGSNPIAFSCPTAAGDPILLDMSIATVAGGKVFARCKRGEPIPPGWLVDDAGQPTQDGTLYPDRASLSPVGGHKGYGIGLLIEILAGVLSGAAVTKQVGSWLFGDMSAPTNHGAAFLAIDVSAIMTPSTFYERIAALISEIHAEPTAEGVASLMLPGEMEWRNRRQAESKGIALPADVIDSLQEAASESGQPFVF; encoded by the coding sequence ATGGCAAGCGCAGTTGCCGATCAGACTATTTCGATCGGCGAATTAGAGGATTTCTGCATTCGCGTGTTGACGAGTCTGGGCGTCGGCGAAGACGACGCCCGGACAACCGCGAAGGCGCTAGTGACGACCGACACATGGGGCGTCTACACGCACGGGACCAAACTCCTCCGCGGCTACGCGCGGCGGCTGCGCGGCGGCGGGTTGCGCAATAACCTCTCTCCGAAGATTGCCGACGAAGGCGCCGCCTGGGCGCTCGTCGACGGGCAATCGACCCTGGGGCAGGTCACCTCCACGTTCGCGACGGAGGTGGCGATTCGCAAAGCGCGGCAAGCGGGCGTGGGGTTCGTCACGGTCACGAATAGCTGCCACTTCGGCGCCGCGGGCTACTACGCTTGGCTGGCGGCGAAGGCCGGCATGATTGGCCTGGCGATGGCGAACGACGTTCCCAGCGTCGCGGCGCCCGGCTCGCGCGGGCCTGTGCTGGGGAGCAATCCGATTGCGTTCTCGTGTCCCACGGCCGCAGGCGATCCGATCTTGCTCGACATGTCGATCGCCACCGTCGCCGGCGGAAAGGTGTTCGCACGCTGCAAGCGCGGCGAGCCGATCCCCCCGGGTTGGCTCGTCGACGACGCCGGTCAGCCGACCCAAGATGGCACTCTCTATCCCGATCGCGCTTCGCTCTCTCCGGTGGGCGGCCACAAGGGCTATGGGATTGGGTTACTGATCGAGATCCTCGCCGGCGTGTTGTCGGGGGCCGCGGTTACCAAGCAAGTCGGCAGTTGGTTGTTCGGCGATATGTCGGCGCCGACGAACCATGGCGCCGCGTTCCTTGCGATCGACGTCAGCGCCATCATGACGCCTTCGACCTTTTACGAGCGAATTGCCGCGTTAATTAGCGAGATTCATGCCGAGCCGACCGCCGAGGGCGTCGCTTCGCTAATGTTGCCTGGCGAGATGGAATGGCGCAATCGTCGCCAAGCCGAGTCGAAGGGGATCGCGCTTCCGGCCGACGTGATCGATAGCCTGCAAGAAGCTGCTTCCGAGAGCGGTCAACCGTTCGTGTTCTAG
- a CDS encoding alpha-ketoacid dehydrogenase subunit alpha/beta, with product MATVTAPNVDKATWIDLYRRMLLIRKTELQLAKSHQRGDVHGACHTYVGQEAVAVGVLAHFSSRDMVFSTHRGHGHAMAKGMPAEDLIAELYGRVTGCSRGRGGSMHLFSPEIGMMGTSGIVAPCILQAAGAGYTFKLTKESSVSAAFFGDGAVNNGAFHEGLNLASIYKLPVLFVCENNQYATEVPFSYSAGNPHVANRGAAYGIPAIEVDGNDLLAVYSAAQIAVTRARRGEGPTLIECKTYRTRAHSEGMTDFTYRTREEVDDWKSKCPIARCREAILEAFGDEEGVTGAWLDEIEDEIADEVAQAHANAIEADYPEAEDSATHVFAEPRESLLPLPSPADATSEKSFVEATVDALRFALQRHDLMFVMGEGVGERGGSFKTTDGLYKLFGGERICDTPISERGFIGLACGAAMSGSRPVIDFMFADFILDAAGEIINQIAKVQYMSNGRIKMPVVMRGCIGAGHSAATHHSGSYYTTYGHFPGLKVVVPSNAYDAKGLFAEALAGDDPVLFLEHRELLTIKCAVPEQEYRIPFGQAAIVREGTDVTVVSLAQMVHKAAAAAEQLAAKGVSVELIDPRTVAPLDIDSILASVAKTGRLLVVDESFGPYGLGAEIAAQVSGRGFDDLDAPIKRLNGKQAPTPYSPVLENNNIPQVDDIVAAIEELMAE from the coding sequence ATGGCAACGGTTACCGCACCGAACGTCGATAAAGCGACTTGGATCGACCTCTATCGACGCATGCTGCTGATTCGCAAGACCGAATTGCAGTTGGCTAAATCGCATCAACGCGGCGACGTTCACGGCGCCTGCCACACCTATGTGGGGCAAGAGGCGGTCGCGGTGGGCGTGCTCGCGCACTTTAGTTCCCGCGACATGGTGTTCAGCACTCATCGCGGCCATGGCCATGCGATGGCCAAGGGGATGCCGGCGGAAGATCTCATTGCCGAACTGTACGGCCGCGTGACCGGCTGTTCGCGCGGCCGTGGCGGGAGCATGCATTTGTTTTCGCCAGAGATCGGCATGATGGGGACGAGCGGCATCGTCGCTCCGTGCATCCTGCAGGCGGCCGGCGCAGGGTATACCTTCAAGCTGACCAAGGAGAGCTCGGTCTCCGCCGCGTTCTTCGGCGACGGCGCCGTCAACAACGGAGCGTTTCACGAAGGCCTCAATCTCGCCAGCATCTACAAGTTGCCGGTGTTGTTCGTCTGCGAGAACAACCAGTACGCCACGGAAGTCCCCTTCAGCTACTCGGCCGGCAACCCGCATGTCGCGAATCGCGGCGCTGCGTATGGCATTCCGGCGATCGAGGTCGACGGCAACGATTTGCTCGCGGTTTACAGCGCCGCGCAAATCGCGGTCACGCGCGCCCGCCGCGGCGAGGGCCCGACGCTGATCGAATGCAAAACGTATCGCACGCGTGCTCACTCCGAGGGGATGACCGACTTTACCTACCGGACGCGCGAAGAGGTCGACGATTGGAAGTCGAAATGTCCGATCGCGCGTTGCCGCGAGGCGATTCTCGAGGCATTTGGCGACGAAGAGGGCGTGACCGGCGCGTGGCTCGATGAAATCGAGGACGAGATCGCCGACGAAGTCGCGCAAGCGCACGCCAATGCGATCGAGGCCGACTATCCTGAGGCTGAGGACTCCGCGACGCACGTGTTTGCGGAGCCGCGCGAGTCTTTGCTGCCCCTCCCCTCCCCTGCCGACGCGACGAGTGAAAAGTCGTTCGTCGAGGCGACGGTCGATGCGCTTCGTTTCGCGTTGCAGCGTCATGATCTCATGTTCGTCATGGGCGAAGGCGTCGGCGAGCGCGGCGGCAGCTTTAAGACGACCGACGGGCTCTATAAGCTCTTCGGCGGCGAGCGGATTTGCGACACGCCGATTTCCGAACGCGGATTTATCGGCCTTGCTTGCGGCGCGGCGATGTCGGGTAGCCGCCCGGTGATCGACTTTATGTTCGCGGATTTCATCCTCGATGCCGCCGGCGAGATCATCAATCAGATTGCCAAAGTGCAATACATGTCGAACGGCCGCATCAAGATGCCGGTCGTTATGCGCGGCTGCATCGGCGCCGGTCACTCGGCCGCGACGCACCATTCCGGCAGCTACTATACAACCTACGGGCACTTTCCCGGCCTGAAGGTCGTTGTGCCGTCGAATGCGTACGACGCCAAGGGGTTGTTCGCGGAGGCGTTGGCTGGCGACGACCCGGTGCTGTTCCTCGAACATCGCGAGTTGTTGACGATTAAGTGCGCCGTTCCCGAGCAAGAATATCGCATCCCGTTCGGCCAAGCCGCGATCGTTCGCGAAGGGACGGACGTAACCGTCGTCTCGCTGGCTCAGATGGTGCACAAGGCTGCGGCGGCGGCGGAGCAGTTGGCCGCGAAGGGAGTTTCGGTTGAACTGATCGATCCGCGCACGGTCGCACCGCTCGACATCGATTCGATTCTCGCTTCCGTGGCGAAGACTGGCCGGCTGCTTGTCGTTGACGAGTCGTTTGGGCCGTACGGCCTTGGCGCCGAGATTGCCGCTCAGGTGTCCGGCCGCGGCTTCGACGACCTCGACGCACCGATCAAGCGTCTGAACGGCAAACAAGCGCCGACTCCGTACTCGCCGGTGCTTGAGAACAATAATATTCCGCAGGTGGACGACATCGTTGCAGCAATTGAAGAGTTGATGGCGGAGTGA
- a CDS encoding MFS transporter encodes MANDAPPRLISPYRLAFVASIGGFLFGTDLGMIGAANVYLRDQFHLTDAQFGFATASAVLGCILGPGLGAWLCDAISRKRTMFVACVLLALGAVFTAVPDAFGDGSDASTMAYFNFFRFVGGIGVGLCSVASPMYIAEIAPPARRGAMGLMYQLAIVIGHAVAPLVAFGIVYFLRVNYGVTEAAVAENVWHQPWRWMFFSEMVFVVFYVGFLAGLPYSPRWLAGRGRFEEAERALASIDGPEFAKREIEQIRASINEEVGSWSELLKPGIRTAVLIGILLTFFNNWTGWSVIGGYIPRLLQLAGFDRESAIGNFVAVYGAMAIMTVASIMLMDRVGRRPLWMIASLMMAVITAATGYMFYMDVTGWPVLIILGLVTIPHGLALGGIPWLMMSELFPTRLRAKAVALTTTVLWVFIFAGATLFPMITGFSQREFLTARKAKVEGTQLSFVDGTPDAIVDSEGRFIDAGFQAKDQITIFGATSPQNDGTFVVSEVESGRLLLDGTANLKSEAGTAKTTVQVGSVSAAFYLFSVICILSFMFGLWIMPETKGRSLEEIGSSWEHPPAGH; translated from the coding sequence ATGGCAAACGACGCTCCCCCTCGTCTCATCTCCCCCTATCGACTCGCATTCGTGGCGTCGATCGGCGGCTTTTTGTTCGGCACCGACCTCGGCATGATCGGCGCCGCGAATGTTTATCTACGCGATCAGTTCCATCTGACCGACGCGCAATTCGGTTTCGCGACCGCCAGCGCTGTGCTGGGGTGCATCCTCGGCCCGGGCTTAGGGGCGTGGCTGTGCGACGCGATCAGCCGTAAGCGCACGATGTTCGTGGCTTGCGTGCTGCTGGCGCTCGGGGCCGTGTTTACTGCCGTGCCAGATGCGTTTGGCGACGGGTCAGACGCATCGACGATGGCGTACTTTAATTTCTTCCGCTTTGTGGGCGGCATCGGCGTCGGGCTCTGCTCCGTCGCCTCGCCGATGTACATCGCGGAAATCGCCCCGCCGGCCCGCCGCGGCGCCATGGGGTTGATGTATCAACTTGCGATTGTCATCGGGCACGCCGTAGCCCCGCTCGTGGCGTTCGGCATCGTCTACTTTTTGCGAGTGAACTACGGCGTCACCGAAGCGGCGGTGGCCGAGAATGTTTGGCACCAGCCGTGGCGGTGGATGTTCTTCTCGGAGATGGTGTTCGTCGTATTCTACGTCGGCTTCTTGGCAGGCCTCCCTTACAGCCCGCGCTGGCTGGCCGGCAGAGGCCGCTTCGAAGAAGCGGAACGAGCCCTGGCTTCGATCGACGGCCCTGAATTCGCGAAGCGGGAAATCGAGCAGATTCGCGCCTCGATCAACGAGGAAGTCGGTTCGTGGAGCGAGCTCCTCAAGCCGGGCATTCGCACTGCCGTGTTGATCGGCATTCTGCTCACCTTCTTCAACAACTGGACGGGGTGGAGCGTCATCGGCGGGTATATTCCGCGGCTGCTCCAACTGGCAGGTTTCGATCGCGAGAGTGCGATTGGCAACTTCGTCGCTGTTTACGGCGCCATGGCCATCATGACGGTCGCCTCGATCATGCTCATGGATCGCGTCGGCCGCCGGCCCCTCTGGATGATCGCGTCGTTGATGATGGCGGTGATCACCGCCGCCACTGGGTACATGTTCTACATGGACGTGACGGGTTGGCCGGTCCTCATCATCCTCGGCCTAGTGACGATTCCGCACGGCCTGGCGCTCGGCGGCATTCCGTGGTTGATGATGTCGGAATTGTTTCCGACGCGCCTCCGCGCGAAAGCCGTCGCCCTGACGACGACGGTGCTCTGGGTCTTCATTTTCGCCGGGGCCACGTTGTTCCCCATGATCACCGGGTTCTCGCAGCGGGAGTTTCTCACCGCGCGGAAGGCGAAGGTTGAGGGAACGCAGCTGTCGTTCGTCGACGGAACTCCCGACGCGATTGTCGATTCCGAAGGTCGCTTCATCGACGCCGGCTTCCAGGCCAAAGATCAGATCACGATTTTCGGCGCCACCTCGCCGCAAAATGACGGGACTTTCGTCGTCTCGGAAGTCGAGAGCGGCCGCTTGTTGCTCGACGGCACTGCCAATTTGAAGAGCGAAGCGGGGACCGCGAAGACGACGGTGCAGGTCGGCTCCGTGTCCGCGGCGTTTTACCTGTTTAGCGTGATTTGCATCCTGTCGTTCATGTTCGGCTTGTGGATCATGCCTGAAACCAAGGGACGATCGCTCGAAGAAATTGGCAGTTCTTGGGAACACCCGCCGGCTGGGCACTAA